One part of the Falco peregrinus isolate bFalPer1 chromosome 14, bFalPer1.pri, whole genome shotgun sequence genome encodes these proteins:
- the SLC22A31 gene encoding putative solute carrier family 22 member 31, whose translation DGGGGRRRGRGAGGRRGGWAPCAALALGWALGWALGAAPSHRCRPDAALLPPPLRRLAGAALLRAAVPRLRGGWSPCQLYRYRPGPGPGAARPNGTGPCTRGWHYALPAAGLRSNLVTQWDLVCASRWKVPLEQTTHLLGWTLGSVAAGLACDRFGRRAAFVVSLVLAVPLGLGVALAIDFVMVLVARLLFGAALAGAFLSLYVARLELCDPPHRLGVTMVAVFFWIAGELLLPGLAVLCRDWRVLQGTVTMILALLAACWWCPALLLESPRWLLATQQLERARKTLQALAESSGPGDDSSCHEESLLAELESLSEGSPQPRYHAVCEIFGTRVIWKNSVILGFTAFIGSGIRHCFTRNLAPHLPHFFSSYFVLVGTEAAACLFVCVTAERFGRRAILLLCAILTGISSLLLLALTQYLLDLIVLTLSVVGITASHAVTILSIFFASEVLPTVVRGAGLGLVVGASFVGKAAAPITAIPNSRGFFLHHVVFASFAILAVLSIMLLPESQGRSLPQSLQDGESQRRPPLFRQPPREDHLPLISPHSIPHDYSHLAASTKGLLSSPAAPHKI comes from the exons gatggcggcggggggcggcggcgcggccgcggggccggcgggcggcggggggggtgggcgCCGTGCGCGGCGCTGGCGCTGGGGTGGGCGCTGGGGTGGGCGCTGGGGGCGGCCCCGTCCCACCGCTGCCGGCCCGACGcggcgctgctgccgccgccgctccgccgcctGGCGGGGGCCGCGCTGCTCCGTGCCGCCGTCCCGCGGCTCCGCGGCGGCTGGAGCCCCTGCCAGCTGTACCGGTaccggcccgggcccggccccggggccgcccgccccaACGGCACCGGGCCCTGCACCCGCGGCTGGCACTacgccctgcccgccgccgggcTCCGCTCCAACCTCGTCACCCAG TGGGACCTGGTCTGCGCCTCGCGCTGGAAGGTGCCCCTGGAGCAGACCACGCACTTGCTGGGCTGGACGCTGGGCAGCGTTGCCGCCGGCCTGGCCTGTGACAG GTTTGGCCGCCGGGCTGCCTTCGTGGTGTCCCTGGTGCTGGCGGTGCCCTTGGGGCTCGGCGTGGCGTTGGCCATCGACTTCGTCATGGTGCTGGTGGCGCGGCTGCTCTTCGGGGCGGCGCTGGCTGGCGCCTTCCTCTCCCTCTACGTGGCAC ggctggagctgtgtgACCCCCCGCACCGACTGGGGGTGACGATGGTGGCCGTTTTCTTCTGGATCGccggggagctgctgctgccggggctggctgtgctgtgccggGACTGGCGGGTGCTGCAGGGCACCGTCACCATgatcctggctctgctggctgcctgctggtG GTGCCCGGCACTGCTGCTGGAGTCACCGCGCTGGCTGCTGGCCAcgcagcagctggagagggcCAGGAAGACCTTGCAGGCGCTGGCCGAAAGCAGTGGCCCTGGCGACGACAGCTCCTGCCACGAGGAGAGCCTCCTCGCCG AGCTGGAGTCCCTGTCTGAGGGGTCCCCGCAGCCCCGGTACCACGCCGTCTGCGAGATCTTCGGCACCAGGGTCATCTGGAAGAACAGCGTCATCCTTGGCTTCACGGC GTTCATCGGCTCTGGCATCCGCCACTGCTTCACCCGCAACCTGGCCCCCCACCTGCCgcatttcttctcttcctaCTTCGTCCTGGTGGGCACcgaggcagctgcctgcctcttCGTCTGTGTGACGGCCGAGCGCTTCGGGCGCCGCGCCATCCTCCTGCTCTGCGCCATCCTCACCGGCATCtcctcccttctgctgctggccCTCACTCAGT aCCTGCTGGACCTCATTGTCCTGACCCTGTCCGTGGTGGGCATCACTGCCTCCCATGCCGTCACCATCCTCAGCATCTTCTTTGCCAGTGAGGTTCTCCCCACCGTGGTCAG gggtgcagggctgggcctCGTCGTGGGGGCCAGCTTCGTGGGCAAGGCAGCCGCCCCCATCACTGCCATCCCCAACAGCCGCGGCTTCTTCCTGCACCACGTGGTGTTCGCCTCCTTCGCCATCCTCGCCGTCCTCAGCATCATGCTGCTGCCAGAGAGCCAGGGCCGCAGCCTGCCCCAGTCCCTGCAGGATGGCGAGAGCCAGCGCCGGCCCCCCCTGTTCCGCCAGCCCCCCCGCGAGGACCACCTGCCCCTGATCTCcccccacagcatcccccaTGACTACTCCCACCTCGCTGCCTCCACCAAGGGGTTGCTGAGCTCCCCGGCTGCCCCCCACAAGATATAA
- the CDH15 gene encoding cadherin-15, translating to MGPPLLLACLLAPLCARGASPAQPGAAALGSPQPWRQHEGPRRVKRAWVIPPISVSENHKRIPHLLVQIKSDKQQPGGVIYSIKGPGVDEEPLGIFSIDKFSGKVFLNAMLDREENDRFRLKAFALDLGGVTLEDPTDLEIIVVDQNDNRPLFRQDVFTGHVIEGAEPGTCVMTVDATDADDPDTDNAALRYSILEQGATSMFSINATTGDICTTRPGLDRETMGVYNLTVQAADMSGDGLTTTAMAIIYLEDINDNPPEFTKEEFSMEVEEQVAGVDMGKVFVHDKDLAGSPNWLAKFTILEGDPEGAFAIRTDPYTNDGVLSVAKPLDHEVRDRFELTVSVQNEQPLEPTAPASPRALATVRVRVRDVNEAPIFRENPRRVSVLEGAPPGTPVTTYTASDPDTRQLQTLTYALLYDPADWLQLDPHAGTVRTKRELLHPSAFLQGGWYIALVLACDDAEPPLSATGTLSIEILEVNDHAPLLQLPAGVVCGRPGRGGSLLLGATDDDRPPHGAPFHFQLSPQHPQLARNWSITRFNVTHAVLAVLVELPRGSYSLPLLLRDSGTPPRERQQLLNVSVCHCGREGTCEDGVLAATATGAGITLGALLIILGSSILLLVLAALGAARACGRRRALRKGLLQRSQDDMRDNILNYDEQGGGEEDQDAYDINQLRHPELFSLRAKPPVRRDTPLSSVTPQPPRKLPSSPSDIEDFINEGLEAADSDPSMPPYDTALIYDYEGSGSVASPLSSIVSSLTDEDQDYDYLNEWGPRFRRLADLYGQ from the exons ATGGGCCCCCCGCTCCTCCTCGCCTGCCTGCTCGCCCCCCTCTGCGCTCGG ggtgccagcccagcccagccaggcgccgcagccctgggcagcccccagccctggcggCAGCACGAGGGTCCACGGCGGGTGAAGAGGGCCTGGGTGATCCCCCCCATCAGCGTCTCGGAGAACCACAAGCGCATCCCTCACCTCCTGGTGCAG ATCAAGTCGGACAAGCAGCAGCCGGGGGGGGTGATCTACAGCATCAAGGGGCCGGGGGTGGACGAGGAGCCCCTGGGCATCTTCTCCATTGACAAGTTCAGCGGGAAGGTCTTCCTCAATGCCATGCTGGACCGGGAGGAGAACGACCGCTTCCGG CTGAAAGCCTTCGCGCTGGACCTGGGCGGTGTGACGCTGGAGGACCCCACCGACCTGGAGATCATTGTCGTGGACCAGAACGACAACCGGCCCCTCTTCCGGCAGGATGTCTTCACTGGGCATGTGATTGAGGGGGCTGAGCCAG GGACCTGCGTGATGACGGTGGATGCTACTGATGCTGATGACCCCGACACTGACAACGCGGCACTGCGGTACTCCATCCTGGAGCAGGGTGCCACCAGCATGTTTAGCATCAACGCCACCACCGGCGACATCTGCACCACACGGCCCGGCCTTGACCGCGAG ACCATGGGGGTGTACAACCTGACGGTGCAGGCAGCTGACATGTCCGGGGATGGGCTCACCACCACCGCCATGGCCATCATCTACCTGGAGGACATCAATGACAACCCTCCCGAGTTCACCAAGGAGGAG TTCTCCATGGAGGTGGAGGAGCAGGTGGCCGGTGTGGACATGGGCAAGGTCTTCGTGCACGACAAAGACCTGGCCGGCTCGCCCAACTGGCTGGCCAAATTCACCATCCTGGAGGGCGACCCCGAGGGTGCCTTCGCCATCCGTACCGACCCCTACACCAACGATGGCGTGCTCTCCGTGGCCAAG CCGCTGGACCACGAGGTGCGGGACCGCTTCGAGCTGACGGTGTCAGTGCAGAATGAGCAGCCGCTGGAGCCCAcggcccccgccagcccccggGCACTGGCCACGGTGCGGGTGCGGGTGCGGGACGTGAACGAGGCGCCCATCTTCCGTGAGAACCCGCGGCGGGTCAGCGTGCTGGAGGGGGCCCCCCCGGGCACCCCTGTCACCACCTACACCGCCAGCGACCCCGACACCCGCCAGCTCCAGACCCTCAC CTACGCGCTGCTCTACGACCCGGCGGACTGGCTGCAGCTGGACCCCCACGCTGGCACCGTCCGCACCAAGCGGGAGCTGCTGCACCCCTCCGCCTTCCTGCAGGGCGGCTGGTACATCGCCCTGGTCCTCGCCTGCGATGACG CCGAGCCCCCGCTCTCCGCCACCGGCACCCTCTCCATCGAGATCCTGGAGGTGAATGACCACGcgcccctgctgcagctgccagccgGGGTGGTCTGCGGGCGGCCAGGCCGCGGGGGGAGCCTGCTCCTGGGGGCCACGGACGATGACCGGCCCCCCCACGGTGCCCCCTTCCACTTccagctcagcccccagcacccccagcttGCCCGCAACTGGAGTATCACCCGCTTCAATG TGACCCACGCCGTGCTGGCCGTGCTGGTGGAGCTGCCCAGGGGGTCCTACTcgctcccgctgctgctccgGGACTCGGGGACCCCCCCACGGGAGCGGCAGCAACTGCTGAACGTCTCGGTGTGCCACTGCGGCCGGGAGGGCACCTGCGAGGACGGTGTCCTGGCTGCCACCGCCACTGGGGCCGGCATCACCCTCGGGGCCCTCCTGATCATCCTcggcagcagcatcctcctccttG tcCTGGCAGCGTTGGGGGCAGCGCGGGCGTGCGGGCGCCGGCGGGCTCTGCgcaaggggctgctgcagcGCTCGCAGGACGACATGCGGGACAACATCCTCAACTACGACGAGCAGGGCGGGGGCGAGGAGGACCAG GACGCTTATGACATCAACCAGCTTCGGCACCCAGAGCTCTTCTCACTGCGGGCCAAGCCACCGGTGCGCAGGGACACCCCGCTCAGCTCTGTcactccccagcccccccgcaagctgcccagcagcccctccgACATCGAGGACTTCATCAACGAG GGGCTGGAGGCGGCCGACAGCGACCCCAGCATGCCCCCCTATGACACGGCCCTCATCTACGACTACGAGGGCTCGGGCTCAGTCGCCAGCCCCCTCAGCTCCATCGTCTCCAGCCTGACAGACGAGGACCAGGACTACGACTACCTGAACGAGTGGGGGCCACGCTTTCGGCGCCTGGCCGACCTCTACGGGCAATAG